ggcagggtgggggatgggagtgATGAAGGCTTTTCTACACCCGAAGACCCTGAATTGGAGTAACAGGGGCACCTGTGGATGGTAGAgagcttagagagagagagagaacagtggGCCTGTACTGGAAAGTCTGGAGGAAAGCTAGGGTAAGGGGACCTGCTGGTGGGGAGTGCGGGAAAGAGCTGGAAGAGCAGCTGGGAAGATGGAAGAGAGGCCTTAGaaaggggcagggtggagggaaggaggtgCTATGCTTCAGAGCTGTCCTTCCAAGGAGCTCTGGCCTGGAGGGGACAAACTCCAGACCCACTTCTGCACACTGGTCCCTCCTCCCAACCCAGGTCCATGAGGCCCTGGTGGCTTCCCAGGCCTAGCACAGGCTTGGCCAGGCCCTGCGCAGTAGGGATTCCTTCTGAGGCCCTGAAGCTGGCCTCCTTGGGCAGGGGCCTGGGGGCCACAGGGGGGCGGGAGATGTGAGTCACTGAAGGCTGTGCGTCAaggcctcccctccccacaccggGTGTCTAAGGGAGGTTTCTCTCATCCACATCCTAGGCCCCAGGGCTGTCTGGGCAGGGCCGCTGCCCCAACTAGGCCTTGCACAGGACACTGAGGGGACTCGCTGGCCCTGCAGGAGCTCAGAGTCTGGCAGAACTGCTCTGCAAACTTGAGTGCATAAGGACCAGGCATTTGAATGAGGCAGAGAGGTCCCTCCAGCTCTGGAAATGATCCTAAAAGGTTCTTGAGAAAGGTGCTGCCAGAACTGGACTCTAAAGGATGGGAAAGCACACACTTCTCCCCCACTGCACCAAGCAGGACAGCCTCCTCTGAGGGCCTGGCACTGCTACCAGCTgtcttctgcctcctctcctacCACACCCATTAGGCTCCTTCAGGATTCTGGTCCCGCTGCCTGTCTCCCCGCTGCTGCCATCTCCAGAGCAAGGGGGCAGTTCTCTGTTAGTCCTCAGGCCCTTGAGGAGGCAGGATCCTTGGAGGGCCTTTCTGAGGTGAGGTGCAGGCTCGCGCCCAGCAGGAGCGCCTGGACCCTCCAGCAGGAGAGCCCGGACCCTCCTGGGCAGCTGTGTCTTACAGCCAATCCTCTGgggctgtctctgtctcccttgagCTCCCACTCCTCTCTGGTTGTCCCCCCAGGCCCCTTCCTCATGGCCCCTTCCCCATGGCCAGCTCTGAATCAGCCCAGCTTGGCCCAGAGTTTATAGCCTTTGGGCACCTCAGGCTACAGGTCGTTCATCCATCTTCCCTCAGGGCAAACATTAGGCCGGCCAGTGCCCATATTTACATTAGATAACTAGGTCTGCAGGGAACCAGGAAACAGACTGCAGCCAGGCATTGCCAAGGGCTCTGGGTTTCTAATCTCCAGTGGGGCTGAGCCAACCAGAGATGGGACAACAGAGAAACTCAGACTCTTGGAAGAAGGACCTTAGGGTTCGTGAGGCTACAGTGTAGAGTGTCCCAAACTGTGCTCTGGGGAACACTTGTCCAGCAATGTGCACTGTGAGAAAAGTGTTGAAAGGTCAAATAAGTGAAAAATGTAGTTATGTTCTCCAACTGGGACTGACGACCTTGCATATTAACATATGTATGGCTCTGATAAAGctgacacagaagaaatgacaacAGACCCTGTTAAATCCAGCCTTCCTCCAATTTAATTTAACCAAGCAACTCTTTTCTCATTCAACAGTTATTAACAGTCCGTGGAACCAGTATTCTAGGCAATTACTGTaactttgggaaacactgatcaTAGAATGTTGATGCTGAAAGGAACTTTAAAGGCCCTCTAACCTTGATGTTCCCAAAATATTCATACTAATGATTAGTATTTATTGATCCTAAGGTCCTAAGCATTTTAAATCTACTAACTTATCAACTCTCGCCCAGCTACCCTAGGAGGTAAGCACAtcactattcccattttacagatgaggaaaatgaggcactTAGATTCATTAACCTGGCCAAATTGAAAGCTGTTTGCTTAAGGACTGTGCTCTCATCTACGCCACTACATTGCAGAGATGCCCTCCAGAAAACAGAAATGCCCATTTTTAGTATTACAAAAGCATAACAATAACTTAGTTCAGTCTCATAAAATCAGTTATCCCACGCTAATCAGAAGATTTGATTGGTATATATGTTCTTAATTTTGATGAGAAAATAATTACTGCTgtcacaattatttatttaatgactgGTCTATGTGGTAGTTCATTGTacttcataaataaaatctttcaaaatttaGGCTCTCTGTGAGTgaacagaaaaaattaaaggggccttggcttgttggctcagcagtagagcgttggcccggcatgtggaagttcctggttcgattcctggacagggcactcaggagaagtgcccatctgcttctctacccttccccctctactctctatctctctcttcccctcccgcagccaaggctccactggagcaaagttggcccaggcgctgaggatggctccatgaccttctacctcaggcactagaatggctccgattgcagcggagcaacgccccagaggggctgagcatcgccccctggtggacacaccaggtggatctcggtcttctcactatggaaaaatacaaaaaaaaaaacaattaaagggACCCATAGCTAAGAAAAAAGGTGGGAATCTTTTATCTTGTCCTATCCTCCCTGCCACAGATGAGTACaattgaggcccagaggaggAAAAGGACTTGTCTAAGGCACGAAGCTAGTTACGGTTAGGGTCAAGTCAGACCCCCACATCTCCTGCCTCCTAGCCCCATGCTCTTTCCTCCACCCAAGACTGTGGCCAGCCTTCTGGCTTTGTGGCCAGCTGGACCAGGGGTACAAGATTAGGCACTCAGGCTGGCAGGTCACACAGTCAGTGGGGACAGGCAGCTGAGACCAGTCCAACCAAGGCCATTATGAAGGTTCAGAGTGGCTACTTGTGCTTTGACTAGAAGGAAATGGGCCAGAAAGCCAGGGAGAGAAAGTCCAACAAGAGTTACAGCTGGACCCCCAACCCTCTGCAGCTCCTTGGAAGGCAGAGCTTCAGCCAGTTTCTGAGCTCCTTGGTGATGCTggggaaaaaacaaataacaacaaaaaaacacctgaGGCCCAGAGATTCCTTTCTCACTTCTCATTTTGCCTcctactcaaaaatatttataattaatatttatgttcAGCCACCTGGCTTCCTCAGGGGAAGTCCCTGCCTCCGGCTAGGCTCCAGGACCATCTCTTAGCTGAGTTGCTCCCACACTGGGACTGCTGGGCCATGGTTGACTAAACAGGCCAACCTGGATCATACTGAGccagtgggaagaggacatagcACTGAGTGCAGAACTGAGTATCTGGGGTTATAGTCCTGgttctgccatttactagctgtgtgaccttgagaaggTCATATTTCCTCTCTGGGCCTTTATTTCTCCATCTGTACAGTACAAGGAAGAAGCCATATGACCATTAAGGGCCTCTGTAGCCCTGAGAACCTTTAACTCAATGGATTCAGGCAGGGAAGGGGATGGCGGGACAGGGACAGCCCCAGTCAGCATTTGAGGAGACAGCAGCTAGAGTCTCATGGTTGGGGCATGAGTTCTGGCTGGTCAGCCCATTGGATACTGTGAGGGAGGGTCTTCAGACaatcagccccagatggcagCCTCTGTGTGTATCAGTGACACACAGGACAGATGGAGCCCCTCCCCAGGAGACGCAGGGCTGGCTGGGCGGAGATGTGGACTACCTTTTGCCCCTCTCTCCCTCGTAAAACCAAGCCTGACGTGGGCAAAGACCACGCAGGCTGCGGGCCCGCTGGCAGGCAGACAGGCCTTGCCAAACTCCCAATCACTTCCCAGACCTTGCAGGGTCCCTTGGGAGTGGCTCCACCCCAGCTGGCGCCCTTCCAAGGGGAGCGCCCACGTCAACAGTTCCTCACAGCTCCCGTGTCCTTTCACCCAGTGACAGTAGGACAAGCAAAGGGGCAGGAGCATGCTGACCCCAGGCCTGATACATGGAGAAGCATCTGATTCCCTGGGCATCGCGCTCCCATTGCCATTTCTGCCAGGTCCAGCTCTGGGCAGTGCCCGAGGTGGAGTGCTCCCCTCCTGGGGCCCCAGTTTTCCATCCTAGGCACCCTTCCTGGGTGATGAACTGGCTCTGAGACATCAGAATGAGTGACGAGTCAAAAAGGCCTAGTGGTCTTGGCCAACTCACAAGCCCTCTCCAGCCTTCATTATTCTGGCTATCAAACAGAGATAATCATAATAATGACCTTGTAGGAAGTTTTTgagaattaaagttaaaaatatacctgaaagcctgacctgtggcggcgcagtggatgaagcatcagcctggaacactgaggtcactggttcaataccctgggcttgcctggtcaaggcacatgagaagcaactacaagttgatgcttcccactcctcccttccccctttctctctctctctcctatctctaaaaatcaataaataaaatctttttaaaaaatgtacctgTAAGATAAGACCTTAAGCCCTAGCCTATGGTAGGAAGTAAAGGTGGGCCCTGGGGGGCATCCGACCCCAGGGTAAGGCACATCCAGGCTGGGGCCACCCTGGGCGGGACAATGGTTGTAGTACGACGGCATGAGGCTCTGGCCCGATAAGAGCCTTTGGTTGAGCCTGAATATGCTACTTGCGTTGAAAATCACTACATTCAATAGGAAGCGGGCAGGGAAAGGAGCTGTTGCTTCTGACCCGGAGACAGGTAAAGCATGTGGGCagggcaggcagaggcagggaggggcgtGGTGTGAGGAACCCCTGCGGAAACAGGTAGCCATCATGTCTGCTGGGATGGGGGCTGTATTCAAATCGGGGAGAGTCCCTCTGAAGCTAGGGGCTTTGTGGGCAGCCCACAATGGGCAGTGAAGCTGCCAGGCAGGTGTGCGCTGAGTCTTCCTACAGGATGGCGGGCCAGGAGAAGCCACAGCCTATGTAGACACTGGGTGAGGTGTTGGTAGGGGCCAGAGGGGGTCCTTCTCCCTGACGGTGAGATAGAGCTGCCTAACCCCGCAGAGATTGCCCCCCACCTCCAGGATTGCACTCTCAAGCTGACTTTCTCCTGTAAGGTTCCATCACTGCTGCTTCTGTCACACAAACTACAAGTTCCAAAGTACTTTCTCATCCAGTCTCTCCTTTACCCCTGAAGACAGCTCTGCCAGGTGGCCAGGGCAGGGATTAACAGCGGTAGCTCAACGCCTCAGCATGCAGAAAGGTAAGAGAGGTCCAGACTGAGGGAtggatttgtccaaggtcacacagctggggctGGGCCAGCACAAGCCAATCCCTATCCAGCCCCATCCATAGTGTCCTGgcctcccccacaccctgtgTGGTGCTGGCTTGGGGGACAGGGAAGGACAGGATGAGAAGCAGATCTGGCTCAGGGCCTGTGCAGCTGTCGAGGTGAGTTGTGATCTGGCTACCATGGCCAAGCTGGCGAGTACAATCTGTTCTCACTGCTGAGACGTGGACAGGCCAGGCATGGTGGTGCACCAGCTCAGCTGTCCAGGTCCCTGGCAAAGGGTGACACAATCACCAGCTAAATGCCAGGGTGGGGGAAGCAGGGAAGCCCTTTCTAAAGGTAACCCACAGCCTTGCATATCCCAAGCAGCTATCCCTAGACCTCCCTGAGCTTTTTTAAGACTCAAATGGGCTCGAGCTGACAGAGATGCCCGCTTTTTTTTGGAACGGAGCTGCCCCCCAACCCAGGTGCTCTCTTGGAAGTATGAGGGCAATCTGGCACTTCATTCATCACTCATCATCATGAGCTGTTACTGAGTCCTTGATATGTACCAGGCTTTAACCTAAGTGCATTAAACACAGTATCTCACCTCTATCTCCCCAAAAGTCCTATGAGGCAGGTGCTGcttattagccccattttacagacgtggaaactaaggctcagagagatttttttttttttgtatttttctgaagttggaaacggggaggcagtcggacagactcccacatgtgcccgaccgggatccacccagcacacccaccagggagcaatgctctgcccatctggggtgttgctctgttgcaaccagagccattctagcacctgaggcagaggccatggagccatcctcagtgcccgggtcaactttgctccaatggagccttggctgtgggaggggaagagagagacagagaggaaggagagggggaggggtggagaagcagatgggcgcttctcctgtgtgccctggccgggaatcgaacccgggactcctgcacgccaggccgacgctctaccactgagcaaaccagccaggggcagagagatttaaaaaaaacaaacaaacaaaaaaacacagagtgCATGGCAGAGTAAAGATTTTAATTCAGATCATACACCAAAGCACACAGTATCCTATCCTGCCTCATCCCCTGAGCATGAGCTAGAAAGGAACATGACAAGGTCCAGCAGTGCCTACCCACCACCTAAGCTAGTGTTTAGCTGTATAGATGTAGTTGGTGGCCCTGGGGGACTGAGCAGAGGGTGGTGGTAATATTGGCCCTGGAGTTCAAAGTTGAACATTTTGTACCACTTAAAGCAGAGATCACTTCCAGCTGTGAAGAATCCAGAACAATAACATGGAAGAAGCAATATTTGATTAAGTTTTGACAAGGCTTAGAAAGGAGGGGAAATTGGGAAGCCTGCcagcattattttattataataatccCATTAAtaaagtgaccaacttttttacaataaaaggacaaaaataaattgaagaaaacaatatcgtaagtaaaagaaacattttattcattgcaacaataatatactgtatgaggctctggccggttggctcagtggtagagcatcggcctggtgtacagaagttccgggttcgattcccggccagggcacacaggagaagcgcccatctgcttctccacccctccccctctccttcctctctgtctctctcttccccttccgcagcccaggctccattggagcaaagatggcccgggtgctggggatggtttcttggcctctgccccaagcactagagtggctctggtcgcgacagagcaatgccccggaggggcagagcatcgccccctggtgggcagagcgtcacccctggtgggcatgccgggtggatcccggttgggcgcatgcgggagtctgtctgactgtctctccccgtttccagcttcagaaaaatacaaaaaaataaaaataaaatatatatatatatatactatatgataaatgcataataaaaatatttgtaatattttatattgtaattatgcttacatgcctattaatttttaataataattgtaagaaaaaaatattcatttagatacaaatacgtcacattacactcaatggatcgactctgcactgatcaaatatggacatttacagattagtcttccaatatcaaaaaggaggacatgtaggaggacactttttttttaatttttctttttattttttatttacagggacagggagagagagtcagagagagggatagatagggacagacagacaggaaaggagagagatgagaagcatcaatcatcagtttttcgttgcgacaccttagttgttcattgattgctttctcatatgtgccttgaccgcgggccttcagcagaccaaggaaccccttgcttgagccagcaaccttgggtctaagctggtgagcattttttattttgctcaaaccagatgagcccacgctcaagctggcgacctcggggtctcgaacctgggtcctcggcatcccagtccaacactctatccactgcgccaccgcctggtcaggcaggaggacaCTTTTTAAGGGAGTACGGAACTTACAAAATAAagactgtcttccctaaaggaggacgattggttaCCTTACcattaataatagttaatattgATATAACCTAGCCCAGTGAAGAAAGCCGAGTCAGGACCAGCAGACCtttttatgaatgaggaaacaTGATCAGAGAGGTCACACAGCCACTAGTGACAGGGCTGGAACTTGTGACTAGGTCTTCTGAGTTCCCATCCAGGGTCCTTTCCCCTCCAGGTCTCCAGACAGCTCATGACTTAAGGCCATTTGATAGATGGctcagagcaggggtcgggaacctttttagctgagagagccatgaacgccacatattttaaaatgtaattctgtaagagccatacaaaaacctgtgtacattatgcattatccaataaaaatttggtgttgtaccGGAGGAAAGCTgggattggctccaaccacctgcaaccatgaacatgagcggtaggaaatgaatgaattgtaatacatgagaatgttttatatttttaacgttatttttttttattattaaagatttgtctgtgagccagatgcagccatcaaaagagccacatctggctcacgagccataggttcccaacccctggctcaGAGGGAAGCTTTGCACCTGCCTGGCTCCTGGCTCTGTGTGGACTGATGGGGCCAGTGGGGTAGATGGGAGACAGAGGTTGGGGTTATCTAGCTAGTGATAGTAACACCTTGAGGGATACCCAGAGGACCTGCTTTGACAAGGGCAATGCTACTTCCTCATGAGGATAGACCTTAATTTGGGGCCAGGCACAAAGGATGACCCCTAAACCCAGGGGTCCTGGTGAGGATGCTGAAGCACTAATTCATCCagttggggagggaggggctggagggaagTCTCCAAGGGAAGTCATCAAGGAGCCATCCAttcctcagtttccctccctccacACTGAATCACAGGATGTCAGAAGCCATTCAGTTCAACTTTCTCTCCTTCAAGTCAAggagactgaggcccaaagaggacAGGGTACAGGACCAAAGTCCATTATACACCCAGCTGGAACCCAGATCTCCCAATGACTTGCCAGTAGCCTTCATACCATCCCTCTGCCTCTGGATGAAGTTCCCAACAGCTCCCCAGATCAGCTCCTTCCCTAAGTAGAACAAACAGGCCAGGCATTTGGAGGCTAACAGTTCAAACACCAGTTGCTCTGCTTCCAAAcagtgtgaccttggaaaagtcaCTTAACCCTCCcaatttattccttccttcctactaACTCCATGGAATTGTCACAGAGTAAACAAGAAAGCATCAGCAAACTAGCACAGTGAGAGGGGACAAGTATATGTCCATAACTGTATGTTCTATTCTCTTTTGCTAGAAGGAAGGAGAGGCCAGACTCTAAAATGGGGGAGGCATAGGACAGAGAAGAGGCAAAGGCAATGTTTCTGGAAGGACAGCGCTGTAGctcttgctttctctcctcttccactgctttcccccaggctacGGCCACGCAGCACCCAGCACGGATGGCGGCAAGGTGTTCTGCATGTTCTACGCGCTGCTGGGCATCCCACTCACGCTGGTCATGTTCCAGAGCCTGGGCGAGCGCATCAACACCTTTGTGAAGTACCTGCTGCACCGTGCCAAGAGGGGACTGGGCATGCGGCGCGCCGACGTGTCCATGGCCAACATGGTGCTCATTGGCTTCTTCTCGTGCATCAGCACGCTGTGCATCGGCGCCGCCGCCTTCTCCTACTACGAGCACTGGACCTTCTTCCAGGCCTACTACTACTGCTTCATCACGCTCACCACCATCGGCTTCGGCGACTACGTGGCGCTGCAGAAGGACCAAGCACTGCAGACGCAGCCGCAGTATGTGGCCTTCAGCTTCGTCTACATCCTCACCGGCCTCACGGTCATCGGCGCCTTCCTCAACCTCGTGGTGCTGCGCTTCATGACCATGAACGCGGAGGACGAGAAGCGTGACGCCGAGCACCGCGCCCTGCTCACGCGCAATGGGCAGGCTGGAGGGAGCAGCGCGGGTGGCGCGGGCGGCGCCAGCGGCAGCGTGCACACCACCGACACCGCCTCGTCCACCGCGGCTGCGGGCAGCGGAGGCGGCTTCCGCAACGTCTACGCCGAGGTGCTGCACTTCCAGTCCATGTGCTCGTGCCTCTGGTACAAAAGCCGCGAGAAGCTGCAGTACTCCATCCCCATGATCATCCCGCGGGACCTCTCCACGTCCGACACGTGCGTGGAGCAGAGCCACTCGTCGCCGGGAGGGGGCGGCCGCTACAGCGACACGCCCTCGCACCGCTGCCTTTGCAGCGGGGCGCAGCGCTCCGCCATCAGCTCGGTGTCCACAGGCCTGCACAGCCTGTCCACCTTCCGAGGTCTCATGAAACGCCGGAGCTCGGTGTGAACACCCCGCGTGGCCTGGAGCACGTGGGTTCATGGGCTAGGCGGGGCTCCTGCCCAGAGGATCAGCAAGAGTCCACGAGGCACCTGCCCCAGCGGCCATCAGCCCAAGACGGACCCTCCACACCCTTCACcactaccccccccccgccccccatctcGGACTGTGCCTGCTAGCACCAGCCAGCAGGAGCTGGGGCTCTGAGGACCCCTGGAGCCCCTATCTGTGCCCTGCAAATTCCTAGAAATGTGaaacttgggggtggggggtagcgcGGGGAGGGAAGGCAGAAGAAGCTGGGAGCCTCCCATCCCTTTGGAAATCTAAGGAGCTCCCTAGTTCTCAGAGGTCCTGCTAGTACCCAGATCCCCTCATCCCACTCCTCCCTCCGGAGGGGAATTCATGTTCTGTGTACGTTCGCATCTCTATTTATACCTCTGTCCTGACAGGTCTCCC
The Saccopteryx bilineata isolate mSacBil1 chromosome 3, mSacBil1_pri_phased_curated, whole genome shotgun sequence DNA segment above includes these coding regions:
- the KCNK3 gene encoding potassium channel subfamily K member 3 → MKRQNVRTLALIVCTFTYLLVGAAVFDALESEPEMIERQRLELRQQELRARYNLSQGGYEELERVVLRLKPHKAGVQWRFAGSFYFAITVITTIGYGHAAPSTDGGKVFCMFYALLGIPLTLVMFQSLGERINTFVKYLLHRAKRGLGMRRADVSMANMVLIGFFSCISTLCIGAAAFSYYEHWTFFQAYYYCFITLTTIGFGDYVALQKDQALQTQPQYVAFSFVYILTGLTVIGAFLNLVVLRFMTMNAEDEKRDAEHRALLTRNGQAGGSSAGGAGGASGSVHTTDTASSTAAAGSGGGFRNVYAEVLHFQSMCSCLWYKSREKLQYSIPMIIPRDLSTSDTCVEQSHSSPGGGGRYSDTPSHRCLCSGAQRSAISSVSTGLHSLSTFRGLMKRRSSV